Below is a window of Humulus lupulus chromosome 2, drHumLupu1.1, whole genome shotgun sequence DNA.
GAACTGTGTCTACCGACATTGCTCCCACTCCTTTGGTTTCGGTCTCTCCTCCGGCTCCAGCAGTCAAGGCGCCTGCGCCAGCTTCCAATGTGGCTTCTCAGAAGAGTCATTCTGTTTTGCTTGGTTTGGCTGGTGCTGTGGTTTTTGTAGTCTTCGGCTCATCTATTCTTGCTTAGTTGCATGTTGAGAATGTGTTTATTTtagcatatttttttatataaatttttttttgttctcCTCTTATGTCTCTTTGGTGGCTAAAGAGTTTGTTTCTCAAATGTACTCGAGTTGTACAATCTTTTAAATAAGTTTTTTCAATAATAGTAGTAGCACAATCTTGAATCTTTTATTTGAACACAGTCAACCTCAAAATTAATCAGATCTTCTTAGATTTATGAAGGCAGAATTAAATTTTGGCACACGATAGCAACATAAATATACCTTGACAACATTTGCTTCCTTCGGTATAAGAAACTGAGGTAAAAGGAAATAATAAATGTGCTTGTCTTTCTCTATCAAGAATATGTGATATGCCTCTTCCTCTCCCACTTTACATCACATTATAATCTTGGtagtttttaaagttaataaaaaaaagtttATATAGTTCACAATTTAAATGACGCAAGACATTAAAATTAGACAAACAATTAGAGTTCTTTAACACCCCTATTGACCATTAACATAtattggaaattaattaaaatttaaccaaccaaatgaaaaacaaaaacaaaattcaGGGAAAATGAAAAGTGACATGCTTATTACAAGCTTTCTTTATTGGGTCTACGCCATTTTAAATCCCTGCGTTTCTAGCTTAATTCTACTATGAATCTtctgatttaaaaaatataattttggatATTCTATTTTtgtcaaataataaaaaatattacccTAAATCcaaatttaattaaactattttcaaatataatctcATAAAACACATTTACTAAGTCGATGACCTGTAAATTAAACCTCATCCTAAGGGCAAAACTATTTTGATCGCTTTCAAATTCAAGAGACAATTTTTAACAATTTGACAAAATGCAAAatccaaaaatattttttaaaaaataaataaatactctATCATGAAATTAAGTCTAATAAAGGTATCAACTAAAACAAAGCACTTTAATCACTTCCACAAAGAATTTTGAATACAAAATTTGAGTATATAATTCCAATAAATTGCAAACCGAGACTATCGACTCAGCCAAGTTTATGGGAAGTTTATGTTGTCTGTGATGTAATCTAATTCTTAGAATTCTGCCATGTTATTATTTCAATTTGTACAGTTCTATATGATACAAAACTTCAGACACTTTGGTCTAAAGAACCCCTCCTCCATGCAAGGAGAGCAATCATTAACGAATAACTACTCTAAATGCCTAAGATAAAAGATGTGTAAAGAAAAGCTATAAATTGTAGATTTCAGAAAGTGGGAAGAACTAAGAAAGAAGCAGTGAGAAGTATAGTCATCAAGGAAGAATTAAAGGTAGTTCACTCAGACGTATGGTGGACCAGAAGACCATTGAGAAGTGGGCGCTCCGCTTCTTCATTGCTTATGGCTAAACTTCTATTGCGATGCTGAGCTCTGGTACAAGCAAATTAAGACGAGGATTAAAAAGATGAATGGCATGATTTTGGCCAATGCATGcactcaaattttaaaaaaaaactaagagaATACTATGATCAAACAGCAGATTTCGATGCCAAGGGACACAAACATAAGCATGTGAAGTTGTAAATTATAACATCAGAAATACAACAAACACCTCAATTCATTAGTAACATTTTATTTTCTTCTACTAAATATACTCATACATAAGTTCTGCGTATATTTATCTAATGGATCTACTCCCTATAAAAGGCTGATAATTACAGAAAGAAAAAGATTCATGACCAGGAAGAAAAGTTCATATCATGAGAAGGTATAATATGACGTGCCAATCTTTactcttaaaaaaattaaagtcgAAAATATATTTGCGAAGAGAAAAAACTAGAAGAATTCAATAGCATACTTTGACGGTCCAATCCAAAAACATTTTATTTTCAGACTAAGCacgagtaaaaaaaaaaaagaatcataGAGACCTTACACTAGTCGATTGGAGCTCCAGGGTAGCTGAATCTACATTTTCCTGTATGACAGAACCAATGAAGATCAATGGTGTTTCACTTTATCCAAGAACAAAAAAATATCAATGATGTTTCTTTAATACAGTAGAAACGCACAGATAAGGAAAAGGAGTTTCAATACCTCAATTAATAAGTCTTTTCTGGTTATCAAACCAATTACTCGTGATGGACGAGGAACAACAAATATATGTCTCAAACCTAGCTGACGAAAAAGATTGTATACCTGCACCACCAAGACgcaataattatttataatattagTTGCACACGACAGGAAAAGAAAATACAAGATACACAGGAACATAGATGAAATCGCTACCTTTGTCAATGACATATCCTCAGGGACAATGTATGGAGAAGGGTTCAAAAAAGGAGCAAGATCTATGTACATTTCCAAGTCATCTGAACTAAGATGCACATCATCTATAGATATTCCCTTGCTTGAAGCAGGTTTAACAAATTCGTTGAGAGAATGCCTGGAATACAGGGAAATCCATCAAAATCTTATAGCATAAATGCCAGACTTCATTCAAGCCGAAATTGAATGCTTCTAATTACCTGATAAACCTAGATCCTCTTGAATCACTTGGCAAAGGACTATGCTGAAAATCAGCCTTAGACTGTAGGAGTACCAACAAGTGACTGCAACATATACAAAATTAAcattgttttttcttaaaaattgtgttttactaataataaataaatgatatatatatagagagagagagagagaaattatATCACACCTTCGAAGCATGAGTCCAATGACAAGTGTTTCTCCATTTCTGGTATGGTCAATCACCTGTATAGGGTAAAAATAAGCATAAATTTACAAAATCCACCAAGTATTAACAATAAAGATACAAGGAAAGAACATGCATACAGGGAAGCCATTGTGCTTGTTGCTCTGTAAAATAGAAACTACATCTGCAACCTTAACAACGCGAGGGAAGGAGACCACcttcaaaagataaaaatcatACAGTTAATTTCAGATGGATTCACCGGCTTTAGAATTGAAGATTTCGGCACTATCATACATACCAACGTACGCATATGACAATAACTAAGAAAAACCTACTGTCAAAACATTCATATGTTGACAAGCTTTATGAGTTTCTTTGGCACAGAAGAAAAAACTCCAGCACCAAAAGAATCTCCATGTTCCATGTAAAGTACCCATCAAAAGTCAGCATAAAAGATGGAAAAGCTCTATCAATTAAGAGCACTTAGATTTGAGTTTTCACATTTCTCAGCAGACTTTCATTAATAAAAAACACCCCACAACAATCAAAATCACTGTAATCACCAAAGCTTAAACATCCAGTTAATTTAATTTGGATGAGCATAAAGGTTCTTAAAAGTTTACATGCACATAAATAATGCAATGTCTATATCATGATGTCCACATTTGAAAAGAATGATATGCCAAACATCCAAGGTCCATTTTCACACTAATACTCATTACTGTCTGCAGACCAAGTTATATTTCAAATGATGAAGAATTAAAAGGACATTTACCCCTCTTCCACAGGCTTCTTTTGCTGTCATTTTCCGCATCTGGTATTTAGGTCTCGATTCTAGTAATGGAATATTCCTTAATCGTGCCTGTTCTTCATACAGACCTTCATTAAAAGCATCACCAACAGCCTGCAAAGAAGAAagtacaaattattttttaattcactcacaaatataatatatatttatatataaaaggcTAAAAGGAAGTATACCTTTGAAATTAAAAGAACAAGCATGATAGGAACTAGAAGTTTCAAGTTATTTGTGATTTCAACCATAATGACACATAAAGACACTGTCATCCGCATTGATCCCCCAAGAAAAGAAGCAGCTCCAAGAAGAGCATATCTGCAGATCCACCAAGATTTCCACATTAGTTCAAAGATAGGAGAGTTAATGCAGCATAATCATAGAGCTAAACAACTGACTCACGTCCCCTCTTCAATGTTCAACTTCGCATAAAAGTTAACAACAGACATGCCAACAAGACGTCCATATGTTGACCCAATCATAATCCCAGGTACGAATTGACCGGCTGGTACAGCAGTGCCAAATGTTACAACTGCTAAACTATAAAACATAACCTGCAATACAGTTGCCAAAAAATTACCCAAAATATACCAAAACTCACAAAGTATGATGTTGTATAGCCTTTATTAGGCTAAATAAAAACGAATTACCAGATAGGTCAACAGACTTTGAGCGCTGAACTCATGAATTGTTTTTGCACTGAACAAATTCCTAATGGCATCATCCTGCCACAACAAAGTAGATACCATTAAATAGAAATCATTAAAACGCCATAAAACTATAATGTCATGTTCCAACATAAAGACTTAAGTCAATAGAAAAGAACCTGAGTATTAAAGAAAAGAGTTGCCAGATCATTGTACTCCTTGTCCTTACTGCAGTAGAACTGAAAATATATAGATTCAGTATGTTTCCCAATATTACTCAGAAGTCCTAAAAATCCTAATGATGATAGTAAAAACTGAAATCGGAACTCCCCTTAAAAACTGAAATAGGAACTCCTAGACAATGTTTTTGAGGTCAAAACATGAAAATTTATTGTTATGCTGTGTAttcttttcaaattcaaaatattaGACACGTGTAACTTAGGTTAATTTTGATCTTCATAACCTCCACGtcaaagatgtagaagaagacaGCATATACTAATTACAAAACCTTCATGTGCTCAGAAGAAACGATAATTTCACAcagaatatatttatatatatttaatagaaACGAGGAACAGAAATTGCTAGGCAGAAAAGCAAATAGCAACACAAGTAACAAAAGaactaaagaaataaaaatactaGAGAATTCAAGTGTGATTCTGGACTTTTTTAACAGAAACACCATCAGCACTGATCTTACATTTACATAATTCCCGTACATTCCTGGAGGCCTTGGGCACTCAATTCCACCAtcagaatccgactcagggcatGCACTGCATTTTCTTAAAAGTGGTAAGCCAAAGGAAATAAGAGAGGTTATTACAGAGACAAGGCATGCTTCATATATCTGcatcaaaacaaaaattaaaGGTAAGGTTAATGAACTAGAGTGAGAGCATAAGCATGTGTAAGTTTGGGATCCCATCACAGATTACTGTCATAGTTTAAACCCATTTACTATATGGTTGAGTAAGATTAGACCAGAATTCAATAGTGATAGTGATACATTAGTCTGCCTTTTTTATTACAGTCCAAAGCTTACCTTGACTCGGTTCCCTTTCTTGTGTAAATAATTTCGACGCCATCCAGCAATATAAAATGTTAACTGGTTAAATAAAGCtcctgaaaaataaaaataaaagatataTCAAACCTATGAAAAAAAACAGTAGAAAATGTAACCCATAAAAAGGCATCTAACCCATCCAGGCAAAACGAAATATAGAAATACCTAATAACCCTCCAATCACACCAATAACTGCCATTGGCAATAGCTCCCTAAAATAGTAGTCGTCTTGGCCACTGAAAAAAAGGCAAGTTAAATAGTTAGCAACAGAGACAgagtaatatatttatatatatatatatatatatctgaagAAAGTAAAGAACCTAACTCGGAGGTGTCCCATATTATGAAGCCACCTGAACCAAAATGTCCACATTTTCCACTTTTACACCACCCCATCGCTGTACGCACTACAACAGCAACAATGGCAGACGTGAAGAAGACACGCCACATAAGTGGGCTCCTCCACCTttagaaaaaggaaagaaaaaaaactgtTAAAGCACTAGCATATTTTAACTTAACAGGATTacaaattaaaatttgaaattgcTATCCAAACATTATATTTTCATATTATCACAACTTTTGATGCAAGCACATATTAAAATGCATACATGAAAAACTACATTAACACCACAAGATAGCCCATGCAGATTTGAGCTGGCCCTGACAAAAATCAGGAAACATAATTGACATTACCATGACGTAACTTCTTCCAATGCAAATAATACACCACCAACAGGAGCTCTAAAAGCAGCAGCAACTCCCGCTGCACACCCACAAGTTACCTTTTCAAAAGTCACAAAATCTAGAATGAGTATGATATAGAGATATTCATCtctataatttattaatttaaaatatttcacTATTTAAATCATACAGAAGAAACACGATAATAAGGTGCAGATATTTGTAAAATTAACTTGAAAATAAAAGGAACTTACAAGATCCCTGCGATCCCGATCGCTTTTAAATACTTGTAGCCACCTGGAACTTACATGATATTTTGTAGATCCACCCTGAGTTAGGATCATATGAAGACAAACTTTAGTTTGCAGTGAAATGCGTAGAAAATGTTGTGacgtttgttttttttttaatttaaaaaaaataaaacataagcgCCTTCCTATCATGTCAGCCATTCATCCAAAAGTGCTTCTTCAGTTTGATTATAAAAATCAAAACAGATAACATAGAAAATTTTACAGAGTGCATTTCAAAAATATGTGCTTACTTGTCCAAGCAAAGAAGCAATACAAGCACCAGTATGAACAAGAGGACCTTCTTTGCCAAGAGCTAGACCACCTCCAACTGAGCCAATACTTCCAAATATCTGTGTATCACCGGAGGAAAAAAGTCAACAAAATTATACTGAAAACGTAGAAATCAAAATAAGCATTACTTAATAGCAAAAGGATTATCACACCTTTCCGATCAAGGTTCTGAAAAGTAGGATACCATGAGTATCAACCCCTGATACAATTCAATCAGATTAGCATGTTCAAATTAGATATGAATTTGACAATGAACAGGAAAATGGAAACAATGAACATAATACAGGGAAAAAAATGTAACATACCATTCAGATAACCCTTGATTTCGGGAATACCAGATCCAGCTGCTGCTGGTGCAAACTGTGTAATGATACATACAGAGGACAAGACTAAAGCCAAGTTGATTAATATGTACACCATAAATCCCGCCACATATGATTTTTGTATTATAGCAAAAGTCAGAGCAAACTTCCAGCCTGCAAAATTCTCAACGGAAATGTTGATGAAAACAGCAGCTAGTCCAGTACCTGAAAGCAATCAAAGGAAATCAGACACATAACCAAACACCAATACGGTCGCTTCCTCCAGCAAGGCAATAAAATAGAACAATCGAAGATCATTATGCTTCTAATAAACAATGACATAATCACAGTAGTTGAACACCAATCATCTCTGGACCTGTGGGAGTAGTTTCTCCAAATCCAACTAATTCTGTTATTGGGTTGTTTAGTTCACAACTGTCCTAACAACCTCATTAACTTAAGTATTTTTTCAGTCCTTGGTCTATAAAAGGACATCTTGACTCCACTTGTGAAAGAAGAGAAAAGCGACGAGGGAAAAACACAATGAAGAGCAAAACACAGATGAAACGAGAGAAAATTCAAATGAAACAACATAAAAGCCAGATTAGAAGAAAAAGCTCAAGAGTGGAAATCAAGATTGAGTATTGAGAAGGGTTGTGAGAGCTGTGTTTGGGGAATTGTATTGAGAAGCACAACTGTTGGGAAAGTAATTGCTCAGGAATTGAGAGGAAAACAACAGTACGATTGAGTGTTTAGAGAGTTTGATCCAAGATTGTTCTAAGAATCTTCCCTGAAGTCTTGTAGTCATTGATTGAATAAAGAAGAGACAGTGGTTCCTAAAACTGGATTAGGTTCAAGATGACATTCATCTTGTTCTAAACCAGGATATATACTTGTGTTATTTATActatcatattttttattttcaaactgTTTGATAAGTAGTCTTACTCATATTCATGAGGTTCTAGAGATTCATCCGAGGTCCTCATTTCCAACAGGATCGATGAAACAAACTCATCCATAGTTTTTCTTTACCCTTAACTAAAATACTTAGTAGCATATCACACTCCTATATAATCTGGTTCCATGTCCTCTGCTTCAACCTCCAAAGGACTACTCACATAAAAGTGACTAATGCAAAGGTCGCAATTCAAAACTAGAAGAGTGGCATGAGAAGCTATAGAATAGAATACACTATCTGGAAAACCCACATCATATAACACCCCAAAATTAAGGCTCACGAAGAAAAAAGACAAAATTTATCGACTTACCGACGCCAATAAGAAGTGCAAAGAACCATTTCACCACCACATAATATCCCACATAAAGTTTTCCTCTTTGTGCCTATATAGATCCCAAAACACACCAGAAAAGTTAAGAATCGATAGAGCCGCAAACCCACAAAAAAGCCGAAAAAATTCAAGCATAATTGAACTCGAACCAAGAAACCCCAGAAACGGGACCTGCTCTTCCCAATAAGCGTAATTCTCGATAACTTCGTAGTCAAGGCTCTCGACACTGTTCACGTCGCTCTTCTTTGCGATGCCAAGCGCGTCGGTTTCCCCTTCCTCTGTGTTCGGAAGCCTAGACCACGCCAGCTTCGCCGTCTCGATCCCATTTTGCAGATGATTCGACAACATCGTTGCCCAAATTCTAATAGAAAATCCTAAATCCTCAATCAAACCCCCGAAACTCTAACAGGAATAGACGAAGCCCGACACTCTTCCAACACAAAATCGACACCGTTCGCAATACGAAATTTGGTCCGTACAGCATCTGATCCGGGAAAATTCAATATTGGAAATGGCTACAACACGGATTGGAATCCGAATCGGTTCCCGAAGCACGCCCCGAAATTGGTCCGATTTGAGGATCGAAGAGCTTGAGCTAAGAGCTCTGTCACTGTAATGAGAAAACTCTCCGAAATTCCCTTCTTTCAAAGCAAGCAGGGGAATTGGGGCTAGTATCGAATACGGGTAGACTCAGTTGACAGTCGTGGGGTCTTGTTGATGAACAGTCAGATCGTGATCCTTTTTATTCCAATTCTTCTGGAAATGCGTAATTGACTGGTTGTTGTGAGAGATGGGCCCACAAATTGGGCTAAGTTGGTCTGTTTTGACTTCGAAGCCCAAATTGAAGCCTTTATTATTGTGGGCCTCAGCAACACCACCAACGTCATAGTTAATTGACTTTTTAGGGGAATGAATTTGGAGTAATTAACACGGCCTAGGCCTATACGACATCTATTTATTGGAGATTTCTGCTG
It encodes the following:
- the LOC133819212 gene encoding chloride channel protein CLC-d isoform X2 translates to MVYILINLALVLSSVCIITQFAPAAAGSGIPEIKGYLNGVDTHGILLFRTLIGKIFGSIGSVGGGLALGKEGPLVHTGACIASLLGQGGSTKYHVSSRWLQVFKSDRDRRDLVTCGCAAGVAAAFRAPVGGVLFALEEVTSWWRSPLMWRVFFTSAIVAVVVRTAMGWCKSGKCGHFGSGGFIIWDTSDGQDDYYFRELLPMAVIGVIGGLLGALFNQLTFYIAGWRRNYLHKKGNRVKIYEACLVSVITSLISFGLPLLRKCSACPESDSDGGIECPRPPGMYGNYVNFYCSKDKEYNDLATLFFNTQDDAIRNLFSAKTIHEFSAQSLLTYLVMFYSLAVVTFGTAVPAGQFVPGIMIGSTYGRLVGMSVVNFYAKLNIEEGTYALLGAASFLGGSMRMTVSLCVIMVEITNNLKLLVPIMLVLLISKAVGDAFNEGLYEEQARLRNIPLLESRPKYQMRKMTAKEACGRGVVSFPRVVKVADVVSILQSNKHNGFPVIDHTRNGETLVIGLMLRSHLLVLLQSKADFQHSPLPSDSRGSRFIRHSLNEFVKPASSKGISIDDVHLSSDDLEMYIDLAPFLNPSPYIVPEDMSLTKVYNLFRQLGLRHIFVVPRPSRVIGLITRKDLLIEENVDSATLELQSTSVRAQHRNRSLAISNEEAERPLLNGLLVHHTSE
- the LOC133819212 gene encoding chloride channel protein CLC-d isoform X1, producing the protein MLSNHLQNGIETAKLAWSRLPNTEEGETDALGIAKKSDVNSVESLDYEVIENYAYWEEQAQRGKLYVGYYVVVKWFFALLIGVGTGLAAVFINISVENFAGWKFALTFAIIQKSYVAGFMVYILINLALVLSSVCIITQFAPAAAGSGIPEIKGYLNGVDTHGILLFRTLIGKIFGSIGSVGGGLALGKEGPLVHTGACIASLLGQGGSTKYHVSSRWLQVFKSDRDRRDLVTCGCAAGVAAAFRAPVGGVLFALEEVTSWWRSPLMWRVFFTSAIVAVVVRTAMGWCKSGKCGHFGSGGFIIWDTSDGQDDYYFRELLPMAVIGVIGGLLGALFNQLTFYIAGWRRNYLHKKGNRVKIYEACLVSVITSLISFGLPLLRKCSACPESDSDGGIECPRPPGMYGNYVNFYCSKDKEYNDLATLFFNTQDDAIRNLFSAKTIHEFSAQSLLTYLVMFYSLAVVTFGTAVPAGQFVPGIMIGSTYGRLVGMSVVNFYAKLNIEEGTYALLGAASFLGGSMRMTVSLCVIMVEITNNLKLLVPIMLVLLISKAVGDAFNEGLYEEQARLRNIPLLESRPKYQMRKMTAKEACGRGVVSFPRVVKVADVVSILQSNKHNGFPVIDHTRNGETLVIGLMLRSHLLVLLQSKADFQHSPLPSDSRGSRFIRHSLNEFVKPASSKGISIDDVHLSSDDLEMYIDLAPFLNPSPYIVPEDMSLTKVYNLFRQLGLRHIFVVPRPSRVIGLITRKDLLIEENVDSATLELQSTSVRAQHRNRSLAISNEEAERPLLNGLLVHHTSE